The genome window atatatgcccgttaGGGCTGCAAGTAACGATTATTTGAATGAGCAATTATTTATTTGGATTCATTGGTGAAATGGATAAGAAATTGCAACTCTCATtccaaaacaggacattatttcaaattgacagtgcagaaaatggacaaaccaagtgatgatttttttttatttggaggtTCTACTGTAAAAGCGATAATGTGCATAGTcactcttccttccttccttcctgcctgCCCTTTTACGCGTGTTTTTTTCGGGCTCCTTCAGCTCTCCTCTGCACTCTTTCatctctctctgtctcgctctaaacattcaattgacATAGGCGGTCGAGAAGATGAAAAGTACACGTCGTCCCTCGACCCCCCCCCTACGGGAAATGGCCTCTTTCTGCAAGCATGCAGGATGCACTTCCTGTCGTCGGTGCGTGTCGGCAAGCACaaatatttcccccccaaaacaaaacgacTAATCGCTCTCGTTCGTCCGAGTGCAACGAGGCTTCTGAGTGACGGAATTGTgtgtattttagtttcatttCAACTGgtcattcaaacaaaaagtgggcGACGATCGCAATTCGAGCCAAAGTGGCTCCGCACTTGGCTCTTTTACCGCCTctcaattccatttttgtcAGGCAAAAGAGCCAATTATAAAGCAAATGGGATATTTTTGCGAGCCTTGCAAGAGATTCTGGCGCCGCACGAACATTCATAAACACGTGGTCTATTACAGAGGTTTTATCGAGCTCCGGTATCCTTCGCAAAGCTTTCCGGAGAATCTGGCCTGACTCATTTGGTATTTTGATTTTCAGACGTTTGGCCCGCCGCGTCCACGCGGTGATTTCACTCAGCAGCTATGTATGCAGTAGTAGTAGCAGCGGTCTGTTGCACAATGTGATATCAGGAAGGAGTGTTTGGCTGCAAAATGTTCTGCACGGTCCATTTCCCCTCCTGAAAGCTAACGTTGTGGTTCCTCTTCAAGAAAACAAAGCAAGAAGCTGGACAGCGTTAGAGAGGAAGAATTCCTCAAGTTTGGGATTTTGATGTTAGCTTTGTGTGGTCCCTTGAGGTACGACTTAGTAGTTTTCCAAGAAAAGTTTCTTGCTTTGACTTCAGATATGAGTGTTTAATGTCAAAGtagacataaaacaaagaggatgGCGGGTGGGATTTGAAAACCAACACACAGCTTTGCATTAAGAATACCCCCGGAGGGGTCTCGCTTGATGTACGTCCTGCGTCTGAaccgcacaaaaatgagcagagaCGCAGAAAGTCGCGGCATTATAAAGCTTTCAGCAATGacattttgaacacaaaaggtggagcaacacatgtagacagtcaatataacaatactcacagcctTATATTCTTAATCCTCTGCCAAGAACGACCAATATTAGTGCTGTAAGGATGAGCTGACAGGAGTGTAGACGTCTCAATGAACACtatatccatctgtctgtcttatactgccccccaggTGGGCAAACCAGCAGCAAAATCATCAACATTAAGAGATTAATGGCACTTTGAATTGACTTCAAAGGGGGGAAATGATTTGAggtacgagtgttttgagttctgagcatggtcacggaacagcaaaattaaactcgtattttAAGGCACCGCTGACTGTACTGTGTTGTTGCCTTTGGCAATCCTCGAACCCGTTAACAACCAGGAGGACTTCATGAAAGTCGGGAACAGGCGAAAATGTCTTCTCCGAAGCACAGTCGCTGACCTTGTGCATTGTTCAGAAATGGCTTCACCACACGCGTGAAAGAAGAGATGATAATCTCCATGCCTAATAAAGCAATTTTAACATCAGCGCATACTTGCCTCCCTCCCGCAGGCTTACAACATTCACGTCAACGGCGTTCTGCACTGTCGGGTGCGCTACAGCCAACTCCTCGGCCTCCACGAGCAGGTAAGTTGTCGGcttttctcacatttttttttagggctgttgaAATTGTTGCCGGGATTAAGGGTTATCCCctgtacaggtacatctcaataaatgagaatatatTTATTCTCGCGTGTTAAAATGTCCTATATATTGCGCTCACTGTGTCTACATATgtagaaagacaatataacGGTACACCGGTCctctattctttatcctctgccaagaatgactaatattagtggtGTACTGATGAGCTGTGGGGAGTTGAGAtgtctcaatgaacagtatatctGCTTTtctgttttatactgcccccagtggccaaggcgggcacgccagaacaagcagcacattgaacattcaattgatgcagtgtgacaaactgtttcattccaTTTGtcatgactgtatttttttatcaagTTCAATATCATGGAGTGCAAttattcctcattaaaatatacattaaaacaacattttagttttttggggggtgagctggaacagattattaaTGGACTTTCCTACATTCCTACACAGtgggaaagattatttgagatatgagcgttTTGAGTTTCGAGCCTGGTCATGgaataaattaaactcttatctcaaggcgccactgcctttaaaatgattattatggAGTACGGACTAAGTGAATGATTCGGAAGGCGGTCATCATCGAGCCTGACTTTCTTCaggcctctgattggctaaaatgggCGAACGTTGAGTTGCCAGTGCGCCATTTGTTGCTTCGGTAGCTGTGTTTTCATACGCGCagccattattttcttttttttaaaatagacaCAGTCCAGTGTACAAAAGCAGAACCTTTGGCTCGCCATTCTGTCAAATGctaaaatgatgtcatttttccCAGCGTGGATGTAAACAGGAACATAAAGGGAGATTTATTTTGGCTGCGTGAGAAGAAAGCGAGCGTCTCCGTCCTCGTGTCCATGTCATCGTTTTTTGACAGTTGCCTAGCAACAGGGTGTGCGCGTGTGGGGGGGAGCTATATGCGCATTTCGTCATCTGGGCTAACTGTGCTGTAGGGCAAATGTTCACCACCCCAGAAAAACGAGTAAAGGGTACCCGCGCTATTGCCGGGGGATAGGGAATGGGCCGGACCGCCAATCGCCAAAATCTGCGGATAATTGACGCCTATTCTAATTGGATtgacaaagaagacaaaaaattaACCCCCAAATTTCTTGAATAAGTAGGGGCGGAActgccaataagcattttctgGGGTTGCCAACCCCCCCCCTacccctggaaaaaaaaaaaaggcctactgATTGTACTGAATGaaagtaagacatttgcaaacctttgctttttctttggaaactaatgttaaatatttgtgcctattttctgacattttgggGACCAATCCAGCAACTGAATCAtcacaatttatgtttgtgcattttgtgcACTGTCAGTTGtcctatttttgaataaagggatagaAATTGAAAAGCTTGTTTTATTCAATTAATCGAAAACAAAGAATTGACAGATTATGAATCTGTCAATTATTAATCACGCGCACGTTTACGTTCACAGATTGTTTTAGCCGTGGGGACAGAGGGCGGGTTTCAAAATCCTATTTTGACTTGACGTCGTCGGCTTTGTGTGCCCGCAGATCAAGAAGGAATACGGAAGCAACGTGGTGCCTTCCTTCCCTCCAAAGAAGATCTTCACGCTGACCCCCACCGAGGTGGAGCAGAGGCGGGAGCAGCTGGAGAAATACATGCAGGCGGGTGAgttgtttacacacacacacacagtttgtgGCTTCTGCTCAAATGTATGCATACGCTTGTATGTAGTTACAGTTTGGAACATTTGTCAACACCAATGTTGGTTAGAGtgaggggggggcggggggggggggggaacaaaaatctTAAccaatgtgaaaagaaaagaaaatctctgGGAAGGCTGTAATTTTAGTTTAACCTTTTAGGTTCAACAACtgaaagttgattttttttctagtgtGACTGATTTcggtttgtttccccccccttgCCACTTTCACTTAGCACATTAAAAGTTTGTATCCACAAAAAAGGCCCAAGGACCCATCCCCGAAAAGACAGTTAAGCCGTCATATTGATTTGAtgcggccattttagggtcactTTAGACATTTTTAAGCGTCTTTTCAaggaaattcagcccccaaagacAGTTTGAGCTAGCAACATAAGCTTTAGTAGCCATGTCCATCACATGTGTAGAcccatgaaaaagtaaaaacaaaagccattttattttgaaagggccACTTTAGTGTCATATTGGTCAattccaggcggcacggtggaatagctgggataggctccagtacgcccgcgaccctcgtgaggctAAGCGGaaaggaagatgaatgaatggtcAATTGCAGGACCCTTCCAGAAAATTCCGCCATCTGAAGCCAGTTGATGAAAGACGCCAGATGAAAATGGTAGGCGTGCGTCATGAGGCCAGCCCAAAAACGCCTCAGAAACcaagtttttgttgtatttaaaacTACCGCGTGGCCCTTTAAGTAATGGATATCTGAGCACAAACGATGCGGCgccacatgtagacagacaatagaacaatattcacaggcatatattctttatcctctctgAAGAACGACTATTCTGCAATACTGAGAAGCCGAGAGAAGAGCTGAGTCTCCGGTAAAGAATATCTGTACGTCtatcttatactgcccccaggtggccaaggcacacatacCAGAATGAGCAGCGCAATGTGCATCgaaggagaaagtgtgacaaaagcggtttattctattttaattgtatttaattgtcattaccTTTTACACAGTATATGTTTATGGAGTGCTGTTTTTTGGGTGCTGGAATTTCCCGTCATTTCGataaggaaagatgatttgtgagAAGTGTGTTTGGAGCTACGAGCATGGTCAAGGAAGGAAATAAacccgtatctcaaggcaccgctgtagtTTCCTTTTCTCTTATTACGTGTGCTTGTacttttgggtttttgtttCCAGTAAACATACCTCCTCCGTGTTTGCCGTCACGCTCATGCGCCCAAAAGTGGACTTTCATCTGCGCTTTTTAAGCACATTACCCTTAAGCTCGACGTCGTGCGCGCACAAACAAGTTTGCAGAGCTGGCGGCGGGCGATGCCGAAGCGGGTCCGTTTTAATCCTCTCGGCGCCGACCGCCACCGCCGAACAAGGAGGCGTTGTTGGAGCCCGTATTTGCTCGTAGTCTGCGAGTGTGCGCGGCTCCTGGCGAAAGGCTGCCTCGGTTACATCATGGCTTATACGTGGAAAAATGGAAACCGTACACAAGAGAACAAAAAGCTTGGCGGCGTTTGAATTAAAGGCCTCAGTCTTCATGTTGTCACGCTTCCTTTATCAGAGGAGATAATTACACAGTGCACATGGAGGGTTTGCCAGTCTCTAATCATTTCAAGTTCATTGAACGTGCGCCCATTGACACCGTTCACTATTCGCATGCTGGCATTGTTTGACTCACTGTCgcatttcctttttgtttgtgttttgtctctTTTCCTCAACAGTGCGCCAGGACCCGCTGCTTGGAGCCAGCGACTTGTTCAACAGCTTCCTGAGAAAAGCACAGCAGGTCGGTGCCTCGTTTCTTGCCTTACACCTGGACGGGCGtctaaaaatgtcatcaaaatgtGCAATTACCTTTTATTATGACTAATACCGGGATGCATGGCAGTACACGTCTTTAGCACAATACACACTGTCTGAAGGACAGATGTgccatctgtaaagctgacatttaCAATCTATAGACTTTGTAAACCGCTAAGCTTTAATCATCCCTGTACCCCAAATGATAACTACTGTACTTTACATACTGTAAAAACTAGAGGTAGTTTCAGAACGCCGTCGTGAACCGAGAACTCCCTGTTGATAGACACTGGTGGTGTTCCACAAGTATGTATACTAGGTCCACAGATTTGTAGCTTAAACCCTACATAAATGTCACAATTACTTGCCATTACAGTAGAAAACGGGTGACAAATTCACAAGGTTTGTTACTCGGGTCacatatgtttatttttactgtacatGAATGCCAAATCGACCGATACAGGGGGTCTCGTCATCAGACGTTTCAAGGTTCTTAAAACCGAGGAGTTCCTTAACATGAGGATATAGCTGTGTTTCCAAGCtacatttccttgtttccttttattttttaatttagcagGTTCCTTTTTGGTGTTTTGAATcagattgaaataaaaatagacaATTCTGGTTTGAatgcatttatatatacatattttttttctcctcctctctCACCTTTCTTATCTTTGACACGAGCTCGCTAACCTGCCACCCTCTTTTGTGACTCTTACAGGAGACTCAGCAGATTCCGACAGAGGAAGTTGCTCTGGATATCTGCCTGTCTAACGGTCAGAAGGTGACGGTTAACGTTTTGAGCTCCGATCAGACGGAGGATGTGCTAGATGTAAGCAGTCTTGTCTTTTttgagtttattattattattattattgtgatgttCTCTGAATTAATTatatgttgatttatttttttatgattttttttcccccccctactTGAAGGTTGTCGCAACGAAACTGGATCTCCCCGAAGACCTCGTGGCCTACTTCAGTCTCTTCCTTGTCCATGAAGGAGAAGATGGAGGCCTTACATGTACGTTCCGCAACACGTACGGCAACAGCCCGTTACACAATCGGAGCTCCATTCATTACTTTTGGTATTCACTATCAACAATAAGATTGCACGTTACTTATCAAGGCAAATGGAATGTTCTGCACACTCTGTTCTTTCATGTGGTTTTGGCCTATCTTCTTCAGGAGATGCATAAGCCATTGAGACATTCATGGACAGATAATTGCGTTAAGGAAGGACAAGGTTACTTTTACTCAGACTTCAAATAACACAATGGTGaaatgtgtgaatgctgaggAGCAAGCCATTCTCCGTCAAAAATTTTTTAACCCCACATTCCACTAATTCCACTTTTCCCATAATTCCGCATTTTCGCCACCTCAAAAAACAGCTTTCAAATTAGTGGAGAAATatgtcaaatttagaatttctcatgattcaaaccattctaaaaaattaatatatttcttcatttgattttattttttttactgtaagtttacttttgaaatgtttcaaaatcTTCTCCATTTCAGTTCAGGTTTGCAGCATTCACGTGCAATCCTCAACCAAAATTCCACTTTATAGTTTGACTTTGAATTCTGTCTACTGACCAACAATTCAGTTAATGCGCTTACTATTTGGAAAACATTTCTGTCCTTATTGACACAaatctcatcatcatcatcctgtcCTGCATGTTCAAGAGTCTTGAGCTTgttctttgctgtttttgtcGTAGTCGTGCGGAAGCTTCAGGAGTTTGAGCTGCCCTATGTGTCCATCACCAGCCTACACAGCACACAATTCCACATCCTCTTACGGAAAAGGTAGCGTCCACCTTTCTGTTAGTAAGCAGATTTGATGCTCGCTTCTCTTTCTTCTCGCCCAAGTCCTCTCTCTGTGGCTTCCTTGATGCTCactctatctttttatggttttatAAATGTGCTAAAGTCCAATATGCGCAGCCTCAAAAGTCGATACaagctcgctgttcagggcatcCGTGTATCAAATCACTCAATGTGCGAGTGTGAGTTTCCaactgtcattttgtttttaacaatgttCCGGTCCAATCCGGTGGGACCGCATCCCGCGGTGTGCGGCGGGCTTAAGAGTCACCACTACTCTCAGGTATTTAGTCAGCTGCAGTAATAGTTGTAGATTTTTCACATAGATAAAGAAGATATacctgttatattgtctgtctacatttgttgcttaatcctttgtgttcaaatatccgttatATCGATGCTAACCGTTAGCCCGTCAGTGgcgttttccattatgtgttaacATTGAATTCTTAAGGCAAAGTTGTTCAATTGTTGTCTTTGTTCAGTTTCCGGCCAAACTTCAGCTGGGAGAGACTCTAAACCGCTTGAAGATTCGCTCACTATTTGCccagcttgttgtgaagtgagtcgagttcactgccaccatacagcgctcatatctcaagtttgagctggcaagtcaaagcaaaaaaatcgccCCAACGACTCATAAATCGGGCGACTCgtctcgtatctcaaggcaccagtgtatTGCTTCGTGGCTTctttgtgccaaggaactatgttgaagtgagttgaggagcttcatgttgtgctttgccgccatctccAGGCCATCTTAACTTTTTGGGGGCGTCGATCACTGGCCGAGTTTTGCCAGGGCTCGGTGCCTGCGCCGTGGATAGCGGGGGAATGCTGTCATCCAATTGTAGTGCAGTCCTTTCTTTGCGCTCTCCTTCAAATGGGGGGCAAAATGGTCTTCACCTCCACCGCAGCACGCACACCGAGGAGCTTTTGCGCCTCAAGGGAACTCTTACAAGTCCTCCTGACCTACTTTTGCTGCGCATGTGGGggagcggaggaaaatggaatgCGAAACCGACAAAAAGTTGGAAGCCGGATGACTAACAGACCCCCCCAGCGTACGACACTGCCAGGGAGGGCAAAATTAGGAACGCTGCTTGGAAAGTTTGTGCACGCTGAAGTGCAAAGTGACAAGATTGTGCGAGAAGTGCATGTTTAACAGTTTGCACGTGTTTCTGCGTAGCTATTGGGACACGGTGTACGACGCCGATGTCATGGACAACAGAGTTGGCCTCAACCTGCTCTACGCCCAGGTAAGGTCAGGTTTTGTTGGAAGAACTGTTCAAGGAGTCCATTTGTCGTCACGCGTGTCCAACCAGACGGTGTCGGACATCGAGCGAGGCTGGATCCTCGTCACCAAAGACCAGCGCAGGCAGCTCAAGTCCCTGCAGGAGAAAGGCTCCAAGAAAGAAGTAAGCTCATTCAACACACTGCTTTGTTTTGAGTCTTTCCATTGTCCTTTGCAAGTACCGGAGGAGATCAAAACAACTGATAGAGGGCCAAGTTAAGAAATACATGATAAAACCCCCAAAAAGTCAAACTACTTGCTTTTGTAAGACATCCGTCTAtcccagtgattctcaaccagtgtgccgtgggtAATTATCACATTTCCAAGGAATAATGTAtccttgttcatctatttattccAGTGAGGCaccgtgacagacagaacaaatataCATGCTCTTCTATGAGGTGGCAGgacgtacatacagtaatacgAGGgctatccactttttgtgacatttgtgtttgtggcTGTGCTGCGAGAtttttccttggctccataaaggttggaaatcacggcTCTAGCCATCTGTTTTCTGGGCCGCTTGTCCTCATCGGGGGGCGGTGGGTGGCCTACGAcatatcccggctgactttggggacAGGCGGGGAATACAGCGGAGCCACGCTTTTCACGG of Phyllopteryx taeniolatus isolate TA_2022b chromosome 18, UOR_Ptae_1.2, whole genome shotgun sequence contains these proteins:
- the snx17 gene encoding sorting nexin-17 isoform X2, producing MHFSIPETEVRSGENGSTYVAYNIHVNGVLHCRVRYSQLLGLHEQIKKEYGSNVVPSFPPKKIFTLTPTEVEQRREQLEKYMQAVRQDPLLGASDLFNSFLRKAQQETQQIPTEEVALDICLSNGQKVTVNVLSSDQTEDVLDVVATKLDLPEDLVAYFSLFLVHEGEDGGLTFVRKLQEFELPYVSITSLHSTQFHILLRKSYWDTVYDADVMDNRVGLNLLYAQTVSDIERGWILVTKDQRRQLKSLQEKGSKKEFIRLGQTLKYYGYIKFDPCATDFPEKGCQVIVGAGNNELNFHVKLPNEQMKEGSFKVTRMRCWRVTSSQVPMASSTNGPCPSAKCDVKLELAFEYLMSKDRLRWVTISSQQAIMMSICLQSMVDELMVKKSGGGIKKMLRKRHNGSTQRPDCQQAVKSPPLLDSPDQSCEQIIKLSTKLSSVSLRGISASNSANDMGAIDFHGNYAFEGIGDDDL
- the snx17 gene encoding sorting nexin-17 isoform X3, with the protein product MHFSIPETEVRSGENGSTYVAYNIHVNGVLHCRVRYSQLLGLHEQIKKEYGSNVVPSFPPKKIFTLTPTEVEQRREQLEKYMQAVRQDPLLGASDLFNSFLRKAQQETQQIPTEEVALDICLSNGQKVTVNVLSSDQTEDVLDVVATKLDLPEDLVAYFSLFLVHEGEDGGLTFVRKLQEFELPYVSITSLHSTQFHILLRKSYWDTVYDADVMDNRVGLNLLYAQVRSGFVGRTVQGVHLSSRVSNQTVSDIERGWILVTKDQRRQLKSLQEKGSKKEFIRLGQTLKYYGYIKFDPCATDFPEKGCQVIVGAGNNELNFHVKLPNEQMKEGSFKVTRMRCWRVTSSTSNGPPGTRPCCQRPTASCFCRAWVTPPRPPPSSSPPCIIKQTQSESCVVYFSSRSRNAF
- the snx17 gene encoding sorting nexin-17 isoform X1 — its product is MHFSIPETEVRSGENGSTYVAYNIHVNGVLHCRVRYSQLLGLHEQIKKEYGSNVVPSFPPKKIFTLTPTEVEQRREQLEKYMQAVRQDPLLGASDLFNSFLRKAQQETQQIPTEEVALDICLSNGQKVTVNVLSSDQTEDVLDVVATKLDLPEDLVAYFSLFLVHEGEDGGLTFVRKLQEFELPYVSITSLHSTQFHILLRKSYWDTVYDADVMDNRVGLNLLYAQVRSGFVGRTVQGVHLSSRVSNQTVSDIERGWILVTKDQRRQLKSLQEKGSKKEFIRLGQTLKYYGYIKFDPCATDFPEKGCQVIVGAGNNELNFHVKLPNEQMKEGSFKVTRMRCWRVTSSQVPMASSTNGPCPSAKCDVKLELAFEYLMSKDRLRWVTISSQQAIMMSICLQSMVDELMVKKSGGGIKKMLRKRHNGSTQRPDCQQAVKSPPLLDSPDQSCEQIIKLSTKLSSVSLRGISASNSANDMGAIDFHGNYAFEGIGDDDL